The genomic interval GTGATCTTCGAATCCGCGTTCCAGCGCCTCGAATTCGGTGAGGCCTCGGCCATCGGCGTGATCCTGACCCTCATCATCATGGCCATCACCGCCGCGCAGTTCCGGCTCAGCAAACGATTCGTCTTCTACCAGTAAGGCCAGCCATGACTACCACTACAGAGCGTGTCTCAACCCGCACCCCTGCCGTGCCTGCCCGGTCCCGGCGGAAGCCGAACTGGAACCTGGTCCTCCGAATTGTCCTGCTGATGATCGCGGCGGTCCTGACCCTAGGGCCGGTGATGTGGACCCTGTCCACCTCGCTGCGGTCGCCGTCGGAATCGTTCAAGCTGCCGCCGTCGTTCTTCCCCTGGAACCCGGACTTCACGTCGTACGCGCAGGTCTTCCAGCAGCTGGACATCGTCCTCCTGGTGCTGAACAGCGCGCTGGTCACCGGGCTCATCGCCGTCGGACAGATGGTCACCGCCGCGATGGCCGGCTACGCCTTCGCCAACCTGAAGTTCCGCGGCCGCGGGGCCCTGTTCTCCATCGTGCTGGCCACCATGATGGTGCCGGTGCAGGTGACCATCGTGCCCGTGTTTATGCTGATCCGCGGCATGGGACTTTCAGACACCCTCCTGGCGCTGATCCTGCCGGCCATCCCGACGGCGTTCGGCACCTTCCTGATGCGGCAGTACTTCATGGGGCTGCCCACCGACCTCGCGGAGGCGGCGTCGATCGACGGCGCCTCGCCGTGGCGGACCTTCCGCTCGGTCTACGCGCCGCTGGCCATTCCGGGGATGGCGATCGTGGGCATCCTCGCCTTCAATTTCCACTGGAACGAGTTTTTCCGGCCGCTCATCATGACCATCTCGGAACAGAACTTCACCCTGCCGCTGGGCCTCGTCTCCCTGCAGGGCAACCTGGGCACCGGCAGCATCTCCGTGGTGCTGGCCGGCGTGGTCCTGTCCATGATCCCCGCCCTGGTGGTCTTCTTCTTCGGCCAGCGCGCGCTGCAGGACGGCCTCACCGCCGGCAGCGGCAAATAGCCCACACCTCTGAAAGGCTTACTTCCATGTCATCCCCGGACCTCGCCGCCACCGACTTCGCCAGCCTGGCCGCCGCGCACCCCGACCCCGCGTTCCCGCACTTCCACCCCCGCCCCGCCCAGGGCTGGATCAACGACCCCAACGGCATCAGCCACCTCAACGGCCGGTACCACGTCTTCTTCCAGTACAACCCCGCGTCCGCCCGCCACCACAAGATCGCATGGGGCCACCTCAGCTCCGCGGACCTGGTC from Pseudarthrobacter sp. SSS035 carries:
- a CDS encoding carbohydrate ABC transporter permease; protein product: MTTTTERVSTRTPAVPARSRRKPNWNLVLRIVLLMIAAVLTLGPVMWTLSTSLRSPSESFKLPPSFFPWNPDFTSYAQVFQQLDIVLLVLNSALVTGLIAVGQMVTAAMAGYAFANLKFRGRGALFSIVLATMMVPVQVTIVPVFMLIRGMGLSDTLLALILPAIPTAFGTFLMRQYFMGLPTDLAEAASIDGASPWRTFRSVYAPLAIPGMAIVGILAFNFHWNEFFRPLIMTISEQNFTLPLGLVSLQGNLGTGSISVVLAGVVLSMIPALVVFFFGQRALQDGLTAGSGK